Genomic segment of Salvelinus namaycush isolate Seneca unplaced genomic scaffold, SaNama_1.0 Scaffold3264, whole genome shotgun sequence:
GTTTGATGCCAGAAACAAAATAATGTAACTGTAAAATAACAAACTGTTTGTCTGGGTAAAACTACAATCTTAGTCTCCTCAAGAACGCTGATGTGGAATCTGAAGGTATGAAGAGTTTCTAGTGTAAGACGAAGGAGCAGAAAATAAACTCAGTGATTAAAACGTTTCGGTAGTTTTTCTTCTGTTTTGCTGAACGTTCTGAATATCCTAGTGAAACCTGTTGATTACGGCACAATACAGGCAGGTAGACTTTCTGATTATTTTAGGacgtgtttttttccccctcagatTTGTACTTTCTAGGCTTTGTTGAGACTTTGTCAAGTTATGTAAGAAAATAACATCAACGGGAAGTCTATACATTTTCAGACATGATTTTAAACGCCTTATTAAATAAAAGGCTTTGGAATCTGTGTCAAACCAACTTTCCCTTTCAGAGAGCTGACACCTTGAACATGTAATCAGTTAGCTACATTTTCATGCCACATATCGTAGTAATTCTTCTCCGAGACGGACCTGAATGTTGCTCAATCAAACCTGCGCATGCGCGGTTCCGCAGCTCCTCCACGCCAGACCGAGGAAAGTGATTTATGGACATTGAGTTGACAAGCAGCCGCCGGCAGGGTCAGTGTGGGTTGCTCGTCAGGCACTTTTTGTTCCTTTGCAGTTATAACAACCAACAGAAGAAGAATTACAAGCCATGGCGCCTACAATATATGAGAGTTCAACAAGAAAAGGTAAACTGTTGCAACTTCCTGGTTTAGTATTAAACGTTAGCTGGATATGAGTTGGCTGCCTAGCAGCTGTCAATGACTGGCTAGATAGTTgaagttggttagctagctagctgtatatCCACGTGAATTTATGGTCGACATTTTTCCATCCAGCTACCCTAAATGACAAACGTTTTTAATTTATTCATTCATAGATAGATAGCTACATAGCGAGCTAGTCAACATGTGCTAGCTGCATGTTCCACTGCCCGGCAGAGTAACGTTAGCAAAACACGGTCAAAGAGATAGATAGTTAGCAGGGAACGTTCCGTTCTAATTTATAAGTTTGGGTCAGAATGTCACGACACGAAACGTTTCTAAACCTGACGGAAACGAAacgggagggacctacctgaatttgtccaatagaaactctggTGTTATTTGCAAAACTCGAGTTCCTGAATTTGTAAAAATATAAACTCTCGTTTTAGTTGCAAAACGTGTAACTACTGTTTCCATTGGACAAATTCACGTAAGTCTTATCCCCGTTCCGTTTgtttccatttaagaaacgttttacAACTGAAAccgcgtaatgaatacaccccagctgGCCTGGCACGTGTAAACCACTTCCATGTAAACAAGCGAGTTATATAACATTTTAGCTCGGGAATGGACAACTGGTGCTCGGATCAATCCCCCTCCACAgaaatattattatatatatacagtaccagtcaaaagtttggacacacttactcattccagcgtttttcttatttttaaaaaacaattttctacattgtagaaaagtagtgaagacatcaactatggaataacacatatgaaatcatgtagtaaccaaaaaaagtgatgtaacaaatcaaaatatatttgatattcttcaaagtagccaccatttgcctttaAATGACAGCTAGGCATTCTCTCGACCAGTTGATATAACCATATTAACAAGTAATATACTAACTGCAGAGCTTCACTAGAGGCTGAGCTCAGGGAGCTGTTAGGCAAGAGGACCATGATACTAGATGGAGGGATGGGAACATATTAAACATGTCGTAACCATATTAACATGTTAACTGCATACCTCAGGTAGTGGCCCTAGCAGACCTTCCCTAGAGGCTGAGCTCAGGGAGCTGTTAGGCAAGAGGATCATGATACTAGATGGAGGGATGGGCACCATGATCCAGGAGAGGCGATTGGAGGAGGAACACTTCAGGGGGGAGGAGTTTAAAGACCACACCCACAGCCTGAAGGGCAACAACGACCTGCTGAGCATCACCCAGAGTGATGTCATCTACAATATACACAAGGTacggtgatgtcatctacaatatacacaaggtacggtgatgtcatctacaatatacacaaggtaaggtgatgtcatctacaatatacacaaggtacggtgatgtcatctacaatatacacaaggtacggtgatgtcatctacaatatacacaaggtacggtgatgtcatctacaatATACACAAGGTACGGTGATGTCATCTACATTATACACAAGGTacggtgatgtcatctacaatatacacaaggtacggtgatgtcatctacaatatacacaaggtacggtgatgtcatctacaatatacacaaggtacggtgatgtcatctacaatatacacaaggtacggtgatgtcatctacaatATACACAAGGTACGGTGATGTCACCTACAACACGCACAAGGTACGGTGATGTCACCTACAACACGCACAAGGTGCGGTGATGTCACCTACAACACGCACAAGGTACGGTGATGTCACCTACAACACGCACAAGGTACGGTGATGTCACCTACAACACGCACAAGGTGCGGTGATGTCACCTACAACACGCACAAGGTACGGTCAGTGGAGTTAAAGAGTGGTTCACGTTATCCAGGACGGCAACACACCTGAGATGTAAAAGTTAGGCTGTCATCAATGCACCTGTCTGTTACGCCGTAGTAATAATTAACCTGCACCTAGAATTGTTGTTCTGTTATTTGGACGCATTTCCGGTCTTTATGTGGGAGACGGACGGACGAGATTACCCTTTTTGTTTGGTGAAACCCCGCTGCGTGAATAAGCATCGACGTTCCTCTCTTGTGTTTGTTCCTAGGAATACCTGCTTGCCGGGGCCGACATCATTGAGACAAACACGTTCAGTAGCACCTGTATCGCCCAAGCCGACTACGGACTGGAACATTTGGTAAGAGAACGGGTCAGTGGGTGGTCCTGTAGAATAACACTCCGATTACCAATCAGAAGCTGTTATCGCAACATCAGATCACCAATCAGAAGCTGTTATCGCAACATCAGATTACAATTCAAAAGCTGTTATCGCAACATCAGATTACCAATCAAATGCTGTTATCGCAACATCAGATCGCCAATCAAAAGCTGTTATCGCAACATCAGATCACCAATCAGAAGCTGTTATCACAACATCAGATTACCAATCAAAAGCTGTTATCGCAACATCAGATTACCAATCAGAAGCTGTTATCACAACATCAGATTACCAATCAAAAGCTGTTATCACAACATCAGATTACCAATCAAAAGCTGTTATCACAACATCAGATCGCCAATCAAATGCTGTTATCGCAACATCAGATTACCAATCAGAAGCTGTTATCGCAACATCAGATTACAATTCAAAAGCTGTTATCGCAACATCAGATAACCAATCAAATGCTGTTATCGCAACATCAGATCGCCAATCAAAAGCTGTTATCGCAACATCAGATTACCAATCAGAAGCTGTTATCACAACATCAGATTACCAATCAGAAGCTGTTATCACAACATCAGATCACATGTAGTCAGTCAGGGATAGGTTCCTGATAATGGAATTCatatgtttaaagtaatgactaaagaattccaccctgaaaccatataattgtaggaaatttattagaatcataaaactctaatctgatgatgtgtgtagttttagtcagaattagaacaaggatCTTTTGTTCCTTTTTTAGTaggtaagcagggtgcaagtgtgaaacaaatgataagaggagctatcgacagacgagttgtactactgtgttcctgtTAAAGGAATTTAATTCCTATATGTTCATCAACCAATTCAAtgaaaacactctgcccatacataagaatttgtaagatacttatcagcattaaatggacagaaaccagtcttataatcaatcaatcaatcaatagcgtttattctcgagagtactgatcatagtacaatttacatcaggttatataataaagatgatgtcataggttttaatgtccatcctcctctcggatacaatggcagtaCAGTTAGCGTTCTTAttttgtctgccacctgttagacaatctgcaaccaacccaaggtctcACCCCTCCCTGGGTAGACACATCATTCCAGCTTATCTGAAgataactccattctttctaacaaggaacacattacattcagcattatgattataatagGATTCATTCATACAGTAACGTAGTAGTcttctgtttagttataattctaagtcaaatgtatacatattttagtcatttattcataaaaatcccataacagttccttacaggacattctgtccccacccgtggaggggagaaactgttaggctCGCAGAAGATTGtgaaacatgttgcagattaaagaaacaatgtatctgtgtagtggaaaaacactgagcaaggcgtagcttaaagaaacaatgtatctgtgtagtggaaaaacactgagcaaggcgtagcttaaagaaacaatgtatctgtgtagtggaaaaacactgagcaaggcgtagcttaaagaaacaatgtatctgtgtagtggaaaaacactgagcaaggcgtagcttaaagaaacaatgtatctgtgtagtggaaaaacactgactgtctgagcaaggcgtagcttaagattttaacttgtttgtgtgtgtgttataaagaCTGTGTTTGCATTTTTGATTTcagaacgttctcgtgaataaactgtacggaccttttgcataagctgagtctttgcctaattattattaaacccagggtcttacaaacctcgggcGATTGGTCAAAGCTTAAATAATTGttagttattatcattgggactgaaaattctcgtgacagcttggtccttcgagccggatCTCAATATCTTTTTCTGTCGTTCCACGGAGACACCGAAACCGTGCACGGGCGGATGAAATATCCGTAGATTAAAGCACTGGCCCCTTTCTGAGGGTTCTTTACAGGCCGGTGGCGAACTGGTGCACGACAGAAACGGTGACGAGATCCAACCTACATTTAAAATTCTCGTGACAGTTCCTAAAGGTGACTTGACACAATAAAtgtctcactcactcattcaggTTGTTTTGACTCCCTGATGTTTTCCCAGGCTTATCGTATGAACAAAGTGTCAGCAGAGATCGCCAGGAAAGCAGCAGATGACGTCACCAACCAGACAGGTCAGCCGATAAAGATGAAAGTATTTTCATTGGAGGAAAAAACCCTATTTGACATTGACAATATTGTGTAAAATAGATATGTATTTATCTGTTTGTAACTCACACATCTTTTGTTTTTATGACCAGGTTGTAAGAGATACGTGGCGGGCGCCATGGGCCCCACCAATAAAACCCTGTCTGTGTCTCCCTCGGTGGAAAGACCAGACTTCAGGAACGTCAGTAAGAGAACAGCTTGTTGTTTTAGGCCTCACttcttcttccttctcttctctgcCGTTTGGCAGGTGTTTTCAGAGCCCTACAGTGGTTTGAAATGTCACTACAGATCTACACTATACAGCTGTCTTAACTGTTATCCTATCGGTGTCTATAAGGCCTCTCATACCTACACTATACACTATGTATCTGTTATCCTATCGGTGTCTATAAGGCCTCTCATACCTACACTATGTATCTGTTATCCTATCAGGGTCTATAAGGCCTCTCATACCTACACTATGTATCTGTTACCCTCTCAGATCTACACTATGTATCTGTTACCCTCTCAGATCTACACTATGTATCTGTTACCCTCTCAGATCTACACTATGTAACTGTTACCCTATCAGATCTACACTATGTATCTGTTACCCTCTCAGATCTACACTATGTATCTGTTACCCTCTCAGATCTACACTATGTAACTGTTACCCTATCAGATCTACACTATGTATCTGTTACCCTCTCAGATCTACACTATGTATCTGTTACCCTCTCAGATCTACACTATGTATCTGTTACCCTCTCAGATCTACACTATGTATCTGTTACCCTCTCAGATCTACACTATGTATCTGTTACCCTCTCAGATCTACACTATGTAGCTGTTACCCTCTCAGATCTACACTATGTATCTGTTACCCTATCAGGGTCTATAAGGCCTCTCAGATCTACACTATGTAGCTGTTACCCTCTCAGATCTACACTGTGTAACTGTTACCCTATCAGATCTACACTATGTAACTGTTACCCTATCAGATCTACACTATGTATCTGTTACCCTCTCAGATCTACACTATGTATCTGTTACCCTCTCAGATCTACACTATGTATCTGTTACCCTATCAGGGTCTATAAGGCCTCTCAGATCTACACTATGTATCTGTTACCCTCTCAGATCTACACTATGTATCTGTTACCCTATCAGGGTCTAAAAGGCCTCTCAGATCTACACTATGTATCTGTTACCCTCTCAGATCTACACTATGTATCTGTTACCCTCTCAGATCTACACTATGTATCTGTTACCCTCTCAGATCTACACTATGTATCTGTTACCCTCTCAGATCTACACTATGTATCTGTTACCCTCTCAGATCTACACTATGTATCTGTTACCCTATCAGGGTCTATAAGGCCTCTCAGATCTACACTATGTAACTGTTACCCTCTCAGACCTACACTATGTATCTGTTACCCTATCAGGGTCTATAAGGCCTCTCAGATCTACACTATGTATCTGTtatcctctcagatctacactATGTATCTGTTACCCTATCAGATCTACACTATGTATCTGTTACCCTCTCAGATCTACACTATGTATCTGTTACCCTATCAGGGTCTATAAGGCCTCTCAGATCTACACTATGTATCTGTtatcctctcagatctacactATGTATCTGTTACCCTATCAGATCTACACTATGTATCTGTTACCCTCTCAGATCTACACTATGTATCTGTTACCCTATCAGGGTCTATAAGGCCTCTCAGATCTACACTATGTAACTGTTACCCTCTCAGATCTACACTATGTAGCTGTtatcctctcagatctacactGTGTAACTGTTACCCTATCAGATCTACACTATGTATCTGTTACCCTCTCAGATCTACACTATGTAACTGTTACCCTCTCAGATCTACACTATGTATCTGTTACCCTCTCAGATCTACACTATGTATCTGTTACCCTATCAGGGTCTATAAGGCCTCTCAGATCTACACTATGTAACTGTTACCCTCTCAGATCTACACTATGTAACTGTTACCCTCTCAGATCTACACTATGTAACTGTTACCCCATCAGGGTCTAAAAGGCCTCTCAGATGACTCTTGATAAACCATTGCTAATCAGAGTTGGCTGTACTATCTCTGATGGTGCTACCGTGCTGAGTGGTCGTGTGTCTTCCCCCTCAGCCTTtgatgagctggctgaggccTACGCTGAGCAGGTCCGGGGTCTGTTGGATGGAGGAGCGGATATTATCATGGTGGAGACCATCTTTGACACGGCCAACGCCAAGGTACACCTTCTTCACTCGCTGTCTTCATCACTGACGGTCTTCATCACTGACGGTCTTCATCACTGACGGTCTTCATCACTGACGGTCTTCATCACTGACTGTCTTCATCACTGACGGTCTTCATCACTGACGGTCATCTAGTTTCTATCAATATGATTCTAGTTTTACATACGATTCCATACAATTGATCATAATCAATGtatctattttttatatttttttatcttgTCATAAAGGCAGCACTGTTTGCTATCGACAAACTGTTTGAAGAGAGCTACGAACCAAGACCTATATTTGTAAGTATGAATTCTGTCTTTTGTCACTATCTTGACAGTATATTTCGTAGTTAAATTAACCAATAAATGTTCAATCTCTCACTAGAGAGGAGTTTGTTCCTGTAGTGTGCAGAGCTACTagatttgattggttgattgattgattggttggttgattgtgCCGTGCTGCCAGATCTCAGGGACCGTATTGGTCAGGAGGAGGGCTGTGACCGTATTACAGCCAGATCTCAGGGACCGTATTGGTCAGGAGTAGGGCTGTGACCGTATTACAGCCAGATCTCAGGGACCGTATTGGTCAGGAGTAGGGCTGTGACCGTATTACAGCCAGATCTCAGGGACCGTATTGGTCAGGAGTAGGGCTGTGACCGTATTACAGCCAGATCTCAGGGACCGTATTGGTCAGGAGTAGGGCTGTGACCGTATTACAGCCAGATCTCAGGGACCGTATTGGTCAGGAGTAGGGCTGTGACCGTATTACAGCCAGATCTCAGGGACCGTATTGGTCAGGAGTAGGGCTGTGACCGTATTACAGCCAGATCTCAGGGACCGTATTGGTCAGGAGGAGGGCTGTGACCGTATTACAGCCAGATCTCAGGGACCGTATTGGTCAGGAGTAGGGCTGTGACCGTATTACAGCCACACCGGCTGTCATGGCAGCAGTCAAATTCCCTGTGACTGTTGGGCCACTGTGATCCCAATCCAAAACTGTGCAAATGAATGGCGCTGATGTGTAGCCTACCAAAGTTGTTAACTGTCCTCTCTAATCCAGGGGTGttaaactcattccatggagggcctagtgtctgcagggttttgttttttcctttcaataaagacctagacaaccaggtgaggggagttccttactgagacctagacaaccaggtgaggggagttccttactgagacctagacaaccaggtgaggggagttccttactgagacctagacaaccaggtgaggggagttccttactgagacctagacaaccaggtgaggggagttccttactgagacctagacaaccaggtgaggggagttccttactgagacctagacaaccaggtgaggggagttccttactgagacctagacaaccaggtgaggggagttccttactgagacctagacaacgaggtgaggggtgttccttactgagacctagacaaccaggtgaggggagttccttactgagacctagacaaccaggtgaggggagttccttactgagacctagacaaccaggtgaggggagttccttactgagacctagacaaccaggtgaggggagttccttactgagacctagacaaccaggtgaggggagttccttactgagacctaaacaaccaggtgaggggagttccttactgagacctagacgaccaggtgaggggagttccttactgagacctagacgaccaggtgaggggagttccttactgagacctagactaccaggtgaggggagttccttactgagacctggacaaccaggtgaggggagttccttactgagacctagacaacgaggtgaggggtgttccttactgagacctagacaaccaggtgaggggtgttccttactgagacctagacaaccaggtgaggggtgttccttactgagacctagacaaccaggtgaggggagttccttactgagacctagacaaccaggtgaggggagttccttactgagacctagacaaccaggtgaggggtgttccttactgagacctagacaaccaagtgaggggagttccttactgagacctagacaaccaggtgaggggagttccttactgagacctagacaaccaggtgaggggagttccttactgagacctagacaaccaggtgaggggagttccttactgagacctagacaaccaggtgaggggagttccttactgagacctagacaaccaggtgaggggtgttccttactgagacctagacaaccaggtgaggggagttccttactgagacctagacaaccaggtgaggggagttccttactgagacctagacaaccaggtgaggggagttccttactgagacctagacaaccaggtgaggggagttccttactgagacctagacgaccaagtgaggggagttccttactgagacctagacgaccaggtgaggggagttccttactgagacctagacgaccaggtgaggggtgttccttactgagacctagacgaccaggtgaggggtgttccttactgagaccgagacgaccaggtgaggggagttccttactgagacctagacaaccaggtgaggggaggtccttactgagacctagacgaccaggtgaggggtgttccttactgagaccgagacaaccaggtgaggggagttccttactgagacctagacaaccaggtgaggggagttccttactgagacctggacaaccaggtgagggtcctagacaaccaggtgaggggagttccttactgagacctagacaaccaggtgaggggagttccttactgagacctagacaaccaggtgaggggagttccttactgagacctagacaaccaggtgaggggagttccttactgagacctagacaaccaggtgaggggagttccttactgagacctagacaaccaggtgaggggagttccttactgagacctagacaaccaggtgaggggtgttccttactgagacctagacaaccaggtgaggggagttccttactgagacctagacaaccaggtgaggggagttccttactatgacctagacaaccaggtgaggggagttccttactgagacctagacgaccaagtgaggggagttccttactgagacctagacgaccaggtgaggggtgttccttactgagacctagactaccaggtgaggggtgttccttactgagaccgagacaaccaggtgaggggagttccttactgagacctagacaaccaggtgaggggagttccttactgagacctagacgacCAGGTGAGGGTTGTTACTTACTGAGAccgagacaaccaggtgaggggagttccttactgagacctagacaaccaggtgaggggagttccttactgagacctggacaaccaggtgagggtcctagacaaccaggtgaggggagttccttactgagacctagacaaccaggtgaggggagttccttactgagacctagactaccaggtgaggggtgttccttactgagacctagactaccaggtgaggggagttccttactgagacctagacaaccaggtgaggggagttcattactgagacctagacaaccaggtgaggggagttccttactgagacctagacaaccaggtgaggggagttccttactgagacctagacaaccaggtgaggggagttccttactgagacctagacgaccaagtgaggggagttccttactgagacctagacgaccaggtgaggggagttccttactgagacctagacgaccaggtgaggggtgttccttactgagacctagacgaccaggtgaggggtgttccttactgagaccgagACGACCAGGTGAGGgtcctagacaaccaggtgaggggagttccttactgagacctagacaaccaggtgaggggagttccttactgagacctagacaaccaggtgaggggagttccttactgagacctagacaaccaggtgaggggagttccttactgagacctagacaaccaggtgaggggagttccttactgagacctagacaaccaggtgaggggagttccttactgagacctagacaaccaggtgaggggagttccttactgagacctagacaaccaggtgaggggagttccttactgagacctagaagaccaagtgaggggagttccttactgagacctagacgaccaggtgaggggagttccttactgagacctagacaaccaggtgaggggagttccttactgagacctagacaaccaggtgaggggagttccttactgagacctagacaaccaggtgaggggagttccttactgagacctagacaaccaggtgaggggagttccttactgagacctagacaaccaggtgaggagagttccttactgagacctagacaaccaggtgaggggagttccttactgagacctagacaaccaggtgaggggagttccttactgagacctagacgaccaagtgaggggagttccttactgagacctagacgaccaggtgaggggagttccttactgagacctagacaaccaggtgaggggagttccttactgagacctagacgaccaagtgaggggagttccttactgagacctagacgaccaggtgaggggagttccttactgagacctagacgaccaggtgaggggagttccttactgagacctagacaaccaggtgaggggagttccttactgagacctagacgaccaggtgaggggtgttccttactgagaccgagacaaccaggtgaggggagttccttactgagacctagacaaccaggtgaggggagttccttactgagacctggacaaccaggtgagggtcctagacaaccaggtgaggggagttccttactgagacctagacaaccaggtgaggggagttccttactgagacctagactaccaggtgaggggtgttccttactgagacctagactaccaggtgaggggagttccttactgagacctagacaaccaggtgtggggagttccttactgagacctagacaaccaggtgaggggagttccttactgagacctaggaCAAATAATCATCTGAACGATGAGGACGAATAATCACCTGAACGATGAGGACGAATAATCACCTGAACGATGAGGACGAATAATCACCTGAACGATGAGGACAAATAATCACCTGAACGATGAGGACAAATAATCACCTGAACGATGAGGACGAATAATCACCTGAACGATGAGGACGAATAATCACCTGAACGATGAGGACGAATAATCACCTGAACGATGAGGACGAATAATCATCTGAACGATGAGGACAAATAATCACCTGAACGATGAGGACAAATAATCACCTGAACGATGAGGACAAATAATCACCTGAACGATGAGGACAAATAATCACCTGAACGATGAGGACAAATAATCACCTGAACGATGAGGACAAATGGTGATGGCAGTTAGAGCTCCCGTTCTGAAATGGACACGGGGAAAGTCCCAGACCCAATATGCACAAATTCATTTTTTAAAACCTGTTCCGGAAAGGACCTAAAGGACAACGGGTCCGATCCGAGTGAAGGAAGCAGTAGAAAAAGCCAATTGTTTTGCTACTTCATTAAACCGGAGCCATGGAGAGAGGGGCACAATGAGCTGGAGCAGGCACGGATGGAGATTTACATCATGCAGCCATTATCTTTTAGATTTCGAAGACATTCCCAGGTTTATAGGCCATGTCACAAAATAATGGATTTGATTGTgacggtgtaggctatattaaatgcaTTTAATCAACTTtttcccccccccaaaggtgcgcaTCAACAGCTTGTAAGTGTGGAAGCCCAGAGACGCTAAACATGTTTGTTAAATAACGGTCAATTACCACGAGACCGGCATGACAATTACCGGCTGACAAAAATTGGATGACCGCCACAGTCCTAGACAGGAGTGGTCGTACTCTCTCAGGACAGATTGATTGTGTTTCTAGATATCAGGCACCATAGTGGACAGGAGTGGCCGTACTCTCTCAGGACAGATTGATTGTGTTTCTAGATATCAGGCACCATCGTGGACAGGAGTGGTCGTACTCTCTCGGGACAGATTGATTGTGTTTCTAGATATCAGGCACCATCGTGGACAGGAG
This window contains:
- the LOC120040135 gene encoding methionine synthase-like isoform X3, which codes for MAPTIYESSTRKGSGPSRPSLEAELRELLGKRIMILDGGMGTMIQERRLEEEHFRGEEFKDHTHSLKGNNDLLSITQSDVIYNIHKEYLLAGADIIETNTFSSTCIAQADYGLEHLAYRMNKVSAEIARKAADDVTNQTGCKRYVAGAMGPTNKTLSVSPSVERPDFRNPLMSWLRPTLSRSGVCWMEERILSWWRPSLTRPTPRQHCLLSTNCLKRATNQDLYLYQAPSWTGVAVLSRDRQERPSSSVCPMPNPSVLVLTVP
- the LOC120040135 gene encoding methionine synthase-like isoform X1; the protein is MAPTIYESSTRKGSGPSRPSLEAELRELLGKRIMILDGGMGTMIQERRLEEEHFRGEEFKDHTHSLKGNNDLLSITQSDVIYNIHKEYLLAGADIIETNTFSSTCIAQADYGLEHLAYRMNKVSAEIARKAADDVTNQTGCKRYVAGAMGPTNKTLSVSPSVERPDFRNVTFDELAEAYAEQVRGLLDGGADIIMVETIFDTANAKAALFAIDKLFEESYEPRPIFISGTIVDRSGRTLSGQTGEAFVISVSHAKPLCIGLNCALGATEMRLLLKLLGNAQCSRLMLPQCRSPQYVRWIR
- the LOC120040135 gene encoding methionine synthase-like isoform X2 produces the protein MAPTIYESSTRKGSGPSRPSLEAELRELLGKRIMILDGGMGTMIQERRLEEEHFRGEEFKDHTHSLKGNNDLLSITQSDVIYNIHKEYLLAGADIIETNTFSSTCIAQADYGLEHLAYRMNKVSAEIARKAADDVTNQTGCKRYVAGAMGPTNKTLSVSPSVERPDFRNVTFDELAEAYAEQVRGLLDGGADIIMVETIFDTANAKAALFAIDKLFEESYEPRPIFISGTIVDRSGRTLSGQIDCVSRYQAPSWTGVVVLSQDRLIVFLDIRHHRGQDWSYSLRTD
- the LOC120040135 gene encoding methionine synthase-like isoform X4 — protein: MAPTIYESSTRKGSGPSRPSLEAELRELLGKRIMILDGGMGTMIQERRLEEEHFRGEEFKDHTHSLKGNNDLLSITQSDVIYNIHKEYLLAGADIIETNTFSSTCIAQADYGLEHLAYRMNKVSAEIARKAADDVTNQTGCKRYVAGAMGPTNKTLSVSPSVERPDFRNPLMSWLRPTLSRSGVCWMEERILSWWRPSLTRPTPRQHCLLSTNCLKRATNQDLYLYQAPSWTGVVVLSRDRLIVFLDIRHHRGQEWSYSLRTD